A genomic segment from Micromonospora echinaurantiaca encodes:
- the proB gene encoding glutamate 5-kinase: MRDVVTAARRVVVKIGSSSLTTAAGGLDDGRVDALVDALGARAADGREVVLVSSGAIAAGLAPLGLARRPRDLATQQAAASVGQGLLIGRYAASFARHRLTVGQVLLTVDDVTRRAHYRNAYRTLRKLLDLRAVPIVNENDTVATEEIRFGDNDRLAALVAALVQADLLVLLSDVDALWTGDPTRPGAARISEVHDERDLAGVDIGGAGRAGVGTGGMVTKVEAARIATGFGIPVVLTAADRAAEALAGEPVGTLFHPSRRRPAARLFWLAHATSPRGRLHLDPGAVAAVVDRRKSLLPAGITAVDGAFTAGDPVDLVDAEGAPVARGLVNYDAVELPGLLGRSTGELAAALGPAYEREVVHRDDLVLL; the protein is encoded by the coding sequence GTGCGCGACGTAGTCACGGCCGCCCGGCGGGTGGTCGTCAAGATCGGATCCTCCTCGTTGACCACCGCCGCCGGCGGGCTGGACGACGGGCGGGTCGACGCGCTGGTCGACGCCCTCGGCGCCCGGGCCGCCGACGGCCGCGAGGTGGTGCTGGTCTCCTCCGGCGCGATCGCCGCCGGCCTGGCTCCGCTCGGGCTGGCCCGGCGCCCGCGCGACCTGGCCACCCAGCAGGCCGCCGCCAGCGTCGGGCAGGGCCTGCTGATCGGGCGGTACGCGGCCAGCTTCGCCCGGCACCGGCTCACCGTCGGGCAGGTGCTGCTCACCGTCGACGACGTGACCCGGCGGGCGCACTACCGCAACGCGTACCGGACCCTGCGCAAGCTGCTCGACCTGCGGGCGGTGCCGATCGTCAACGAGAACGACACGGTGGCCACCGAGGAGATCCGGTTCGGCGACAACGACCGGCTGGCCGCCCTGGTCGCCGCGCTGGTGCAGGCCGACCTGCTGGTGCTGCTGTCGGACGTGGACGCGCTCTGGACCGGCGACCCGACCCGGCCGGGCGCCGCCCGGATCAGCGAGGTGCACGACGAGCGGGACCTGGCCGGCGTGGACATCGGCGGGGCGGGCCGGGCCGGGGTCGGCACCGGCGGCATGGTGACCAAGGTCGAGGCGGCCCGGATCGCCACCGGCTTCGGCATCCCGGTGGTGCTCACCGCGGCCGACCGGGCCGCCGAGGCGCTGGCCGGCGAGCCGGTCGGCACGCTGTTCCACCCCAGCCGGCGGCGGCCCGCCGCCCGGCTCTTCTGGCTCGCCCACGCCACCTCGCCGCGCGGCCGGCTGCACCTGGACCCGGGCGCGGTGGCGGCGGTGGTCGACCGGCGCAAATCGTTGCTGCCCGCCGGGATCACCGCTGTCGACGGGGCGTTCACCGCCGGCGACCCGGTGGACCTGGTGGACGCCGAGGGCGCGCCGGTGGCCCGGGGGCTGGTCAACTACGACGCGGTCGAACTGCCCGGCCTGCTCGGCCGGTCGACCGGGGAACTCGCCGCGGCGCTCGGCCCGGCGTACGAACGGGAGGTCGTCCACCGCGACGACCTGGTGCTGCTGTGA
- a CDS encoding MFS transporter, whose amino-acid sequence MDAPPAGTGPVPGGLPRRVHAGYALGSLATGAFGTVPGLLLLPYLTDTLGVAAGVAALLVLGPKAWDVLVNPVAGRISDRTRSRWGARRPYLLVAGVAMALLFAAIFAGPVDAGPAAGAYVAIAFLATATAFAFFQVPYVAMPAELTGDYAERTRLMTWRIALLAVAILVSGAVAPLIVSATGGGVAGHRWMGLFVAALIVLGAVGAFLGTRGAPTGTVAESEPTLRAQLAVAARNRPFRALLLCFVVQSAGVATILAGVNYFAGQILRDPDGGPTLLFVCFVGPALLVMPLWTRVGARVGKLAALVAASLILAVGALALVAAPVLPAVAVYLVVALIGCGYAGQQVFALAMLPDCIAWDEARTGRRQAGVFTGLWTAGETFGLALGPGIYGLVLQASGYVSSDTGTAAAQSDTARLGVLLGFTVLPALLVAVALLTLRPYDLTPARLAEAGTVRRGHDVVAVGDDSR is encoded by the coding sequence ATGGACGCGCCGCCGGCTGGAACCGGTCCGGTCCCGGGCGGGCTACCGCGTCGGGTGCACGCCGGCTACGCGCTGGGCTCCCTGGCCACCGGGGCGTTCGGCACCGTGCCGGGGCTGTTGCTGCTGCCGTACCTCACCGACACTCTGGGCGTCGCCGCCGGGGTGGCCGCCCTGCTGGTGCTCGGGCCGAAGGCGTGGGACGTGCTGGTCAACCCGGTGGCCGGGCGGATCTCCGACCGCACCCGGTCGCGCTGGGGCGCCCGCCGTCCGTACCTGCTGGTCGCCGGGGTGGCCATGGCGCTGCTCTTCGCGGCCATCTTCGCCGGACCGGTGGACGCCGGCCCGGCCGCCGGGGCGTACGTGGCGATCGCCTTCCTGGCCACCGCCACCGCGTTCGCCTTCTTCCAGGTGCCCTACGTGGCGATGCCGGCCGAGCTGACCGGCGACTACGCGGAACGTACCCGGCTGATGACCTGGCGGATCGCGCTGCTGGCGGTCGCCATCCTGGTGTCCGGGGCGGTCGCCCCGCTGATCGTGTCGGCCACCGGCGGCGGCGTCGCCGGGCACCGCTGGATGGGGCTCTTCGTCGCGGCGCTGATCGTGCTCGGCGCGGTGGGCGCCTTCCTCGGTACCCGGGGCGCGCCGACCGGCACGGTGGCCGAGAGCGAGCCGACGCTGCGCGCGCAGCTCGCGGTGGCCGCCCGCAACCGGCCGTTCCGGGCGCTGCTGCTCTGTTTCGTGGTGCAGTCCGCCGGGGTGGCCACCATCCTGGCCGGGGTCAACTACTTCGCCGGGCAGATCCTGCGCGATCCCGACGGCGGGCCGACCCTCCTCTTCGTCTGCTTCGTCGGGCCGGCGCTGCTGGTGATGCCGCTCTGGACCCGGGTCGGGGCCCGGGTGGGCAAGCTGGCCGCCCTGGTCGCCGCGTCGCTGATCCTCGCGGTGGGCGCGCTCGCGCTGGTGGCCGCCCCGGTGCTGCCGGCGGTGGCGGTCTACCTGGTGGTCGCGCTGATCGGCTGCGGGTACGCCGGTCAGCAGGTCTTCGCGCTGGCCATGCTCCCGGACTGCATCGCCTGGGACGAGGCGCGCACCGGCCGGCGGCAGGCCGGCGTGTTCACCGGGCTCTGGACGGCCGGGGAGACCTTCGGGCTGGCCCTCGGCCCGGGTATCTACGGGCTGGTGCTCCAGGCCTCCGGCTACGTGTCGTCCGACACCGGCACGGCGGCCGCCCAGTCCGACACCGCCCGCCTCGGGGTGCTGCTCGGCTTCACCGTCCTGCCCGCCCTGCTGGTGGCCGTGGCCCTGCTCACCCTCCGTCCCTACGACCTGACCCCCGCCCGGCTCGCCGAGGCCGGCACCGTCCGCCGCGGCCACGACGTGGTGGCGGTCGGGGATGACAGCCGCTGA
- a CDS encoding MGMT family protein, whose translation MSPDEYVEAVLELVERIPAGRVMSYGAVADALAERSGRASARLVGSIMARHGGGVPWHRVVNSAGRLPPGHEREARARLRAEGTPLRGVGVDMAAASWSPEEGM comes from the coding sequence GTGAGCCCTGATGAATATGTCGAGGCGGTGCTCGAACTGGTCGAGCGGATCCCGGCGGGCCGGGTGATGTCGTACGGGGCGGTCGCCGACGCGCTGGCCGAGCGCTCCGGGCGGGCGTCGGCCCGGCTGGTCGGCTCGATCATGGCGCGGCACGGTGGCGGGGTGCCCTGGCACCGGGTGGTGAACTCGGCCGGCCGGTTGCCGCCCGGTCACGAGCGGGAGGCGCGGGCCCGGCTGCGTGCTGAGGGCACGCCGTTGCGTGGCGTCGGGGTGGACATGGCGGCGGCCAGCTGGTCGCCGGAAGAGGGGATGTGA
- a CDS encoding pyridoxal phosphate-dependent decarboxylase family protein, whose protein sequence is MIDEERDERAPLGPGVPAETVLAELRRLRKLDRPTHGGRLFAYVYDPAVPGLDELAVAAYAESAHVNGLDPTAFPSLLAMENALVGAAARLLGGGPGSTAPDVVGSVTSGGTESLILAVKAARDAHPEIAAPRIVVPASAHAAFAKAAHYLRVALDPVPVSAETLRPAVADVAAAIGPETVLVVCSAPSYAHGVVDPVAEIAAVAAAAGVRCHVDACFGGWTLPWLRRLGAPVPPFDFAVPGVTSISVDLHKYAYAPKGVSVLLHRDAALRAPQYFAFADWPGYTMINPVIASTRSGGPIAAAYATLRHLGDDGYLRLAALTRDAVAGLADAVRGVDGLRLMAEPESTVVCFTSTDPELDLFVLVDELAARGWHTQPQLSYADLPASVHLTVTASVAPRVAEFGPDLLAAVAAARAAGPVRLPDELRALASTLTPEALTPDLVAGLAAGLGLGAGGAAGDGAGAGAAGDGAGAGGAATSGAGPLPERMALVNALLDAAPPALRERLLVEFVGLLQRPTW, encoded by the coding sequence ATGATCGACGAGGAACGGGACGAGCGGGCGCCGCTGGGGCCGGGGGTGCCGGCGGAGACGGTGCTGGCCGAGCTGCGCCGGCTGCGCAAGCTGGACCGGCCGACGCACGGGGGGCGGCTCTTCGCCTACGTCTACGACCCGGCGGTGCCGGGGCTGGACGAGCTGGCGGTCGCCGCGTACGCGGAGAGCGCGCACGTCAACGGGCTTGACCCGACCGCCTTCCCGTCCCTGCTGGCGATGGAGAACGCGCTGGTCGGCGCGGCCGCCCGACTGCTCGGCGGCGGCCCCGGCAGCACCGCACCGGACGTCGTCGGCAGCGTCACCAGCGGCGGCACCGAGTCGCTGATCCTGGCCGTCAAGGCGGCCCGGGACGCCCACCCGGAGATCGCCGCGCCGCGGATCGTGGTGCCGGCCAGCGCGCACGCCGCGTTCGCCAAGGCGGCGCACTACCTGCGGGTGGCGCTCGATCCGGTGCCGGTGTCGGCGGAGACGCTCCGCCCGGCGGTCGCCGACGTCGCCGCCGCGATCGGTCCGGAGACGGTGCTGGTGGTCTGCTCCGCCCCCTCGTACGCGCACGGCGTGGTCGACCCGGTTGCGGAGATCGCGGCGGTCGCCGCCGCGGCCGGGGTGCGCTGCCACGTGGACGCCTGCTTCGGCGGCTGGACGCTGCCCTGGCTGCGCCGGCTCGGCGCGCCGGTGCCGCCGTTCGACTTCGCCGTGCCCGGGGTCACCTCGATCTCGGTCGACCTGCACAAGTACGCGTACGCCCCGAAGGGGGTGTCGGTGCTGCTGCACCGGGACGCGGCGCTGCGCGCTCCGCAGTACTTCGCGTTCGCCGACTGGCCCGGCTACACGATGATCAACCCGGTGATCGCCTCCACCCGCTCGGGTGGGCCGATCGCCGCCGCGTACGCCACCCTGCGGCACCTGGGCGACGACGGCTACCTGCGGCTGGCGGCGCTGACCCGGGACGCGGTGGCCGGTCTGGCGGACGCGGTGCGCGGCGTCGACGGGCTGCGGCTGATGGCCGAGCCGGAGTCGACGGTGGTCTGCTTCACCAGCACCGATCCGGAACTGGACCTGTTCGTGCTGGTCGACGAGCTGGCCGCGCGCGGCTGGCACACCCAGCCCCAGCTCTCGTACGCCGACCTGCCGGCCAGCGTGCACCTGACGGTGACCGCGTCGGTGGCCCCCCGGGTGGCCGAGTTCGGCCCGGACCTGCTCGCCGCGGTGGCCGCCGCCCGGGCCGCCGGGCCGGTGCGGCTCCCGGACGAGCTGCGGGCCCTGGCCAGCACGCTGACCCCGGAGGCGCTCACCCCCGACCTGGTCGCCGGCCTGGCCGCCGGGCTGGGTCTCGGCGCCGGCGGCGCCGCCGGCGACGGCGCCGGGGCGGGCGCGGCCGGTGACGGCGCCGGGGCGGGCGGCGCGGCCACCTCCGGAGCCGGGCCGCTGCCGGAGCGGATGGCCCTGGTCAACGCGCTGCTCGACGCCGCGCCGCCGGCGCTGCGGGAGCGGCTGCTGGTGGAGTTCGTCGGCCTCCTGCAACGCCCGACCTGGTGA
- a CDS encoding glutamate-5-semialdehyde dehydrogenase — translation MSVTEQARRARTAAEQLAVATRTVKDAALHAMADALVARTPEILAANEADLAAGRSAGLTAAVLDRLALDPGRVAGIADALRQMAALPDPVGEVVRGSTLPNGLELRQIRVPFGVVGIIYEARPNVTVDAAGICLKSGNAALLRGSSSAAHSNAALVTVLRDAVAGAGLPADAVQLLDAGSRDSVKELMRARGLVDVLIPRGGASLIRTVVEESTVPVIETGVGNCHVYVDAAADLDNAVAIALNAKTQRLSTCNTAESLLVHAAVADAFLPPMLAAFAEAGVTVHGDERVAAHSAAVLPATDEDFATEYLSADISVAVVDSLDAAVAHIRRYGTGHTEAIVTDSTTAAREFVARVDAAAVMVNASTRFTDGGEFGFGAEIGISTQKLHARGPMGLPELTSTKYVVTGNGHLRG, via the coding sequence ATGAGCGTGACCGAGCAGGCCCGGCGGGCCCGTACGGCGGCGGAGCAACTCGCCGTCGCCACCCGTACGGTCAAGGACGCGGCGCTGCACGCGATGGCCGACGCGCTGGTGGCGCGTACGCCGGAGATCCTGGCCGCGAACGAGGCGGACCTGGCGGCCGGGCGATCGGCCGGGCTGACCGCGGCCGTGCTGGACCGGTTGGCCCTGGACCCGGGCCGGGTGGCCGGCATCGCCGACGCGCTGCGGCAGATGGCCGCGCTGCCCGACCCGGTCGGCGAGGTGGTTCGCGGCTCGACCCTGCCCAACGGCCTGGAGCTGCGCCAGATCCGGGTGCCGTTCGGAGTGGTCGGGATCATCTACGAGGCCCGGCCGAACGTCACCGTGGACGCGGCCGGCATCTGCCTGAAGTCCGGCAACGCGGCGCTGCTGCGCGGCTCCTCGTCGGCGGCGCACTCCAACGCGGCGCTGGTCACGGTGCTGCGTGACGCGGTCGCCGGGGCCGGCCTGCCGGCCGACGCGGTGCAACTGCTCGACGCCGGCTCGCGCGACTCGGTCAAGGAACTGATGCGCGCCCGCGGCCTGGTCGACGTGCTGATCCCGCGCGGCGGCGCGTCGCTGATCCGCACCGTGGTCGAGGAGTCTACCGTGCCGGTGATCGAGACCGGGGTCGGCAACTGCCACGTCTACGTGGACGCCGCCGCCGACCTGGACAACGCCGTGGCGATCGCCCTGAACGCGAAGACCCAGCGACTGTCCACCTGCAACACCGCCGAGTCGTTGCTGGTGCACGCGGCCGTCGCCGACGCCTTCCTGCCGCCGATGCTGGCCGCGTTCGCCGAGGCGGGCGTGACGGTGCACGGTGACGAGCGGGTGGCCGCGCACTCCGCCGCGGTGCTGCCGGCCACCGACGAGGACTTCGCCACCGAGTACCTTTCGGCGGACATCTCGGTGGCCGTGGTCGACTCGCTGGACGCCGCGGTGGCGCACATCCGGCGCTACGGCACCGGCCACACCGAGGCGATCGTCACCGACTCGACCACGGCGGCCCGGGAGTTCGTGGCCCGGGTGGACGCGGCGGCGGTGATGGTGAACGCCTCCACCCGGTTCACCGACGGGGGCGAGTTCGGCTTCGGCGCCGAGATCGGCATCTCCACCCAGAAGCTGCACGCCCGGGGCCCGATGGGCCTGCCCGAGCTGACCTCCACCAAGTACGTGGTGACCGGGAACGGCCACCTGCGCGGCTGA